In Cuculus canorus isolate bCucCan1 chromosome 9, bCucCan1.pri, whole genome shotgun sequence, the following are encoded in one genomic region:
- the SLC2A2 gene encoding solute carrier family 2, facilitated glucose transporter member 2, with protein sequence MDRHATNTSGEDGTVPTPGTEPWSGTKSPLAPPDNTGEDLATSPHILTMYWSLSVSVFAIGGMVSSFTVGWIGDRLGRVKAMLVVNVLSIAGNLLMGLAKFGPSHMLIIAGRAITGLYCGLSSGLVPMYVSEISPTALRGALGTLHQLAIVTGILISQVLGLDFLLGNDEMWPLLLGLSGVAALLQFFLLLMCPESPRYLYIKLGKVEEAKKSLNRLRGNCDPMKEIDEMEKEKQEAASEKKVSIRQLFTSSKYIQAVIVALMVQISQQFSGINAIFYYSTNIFERAGVDQPVYATIGVGVVNTVFTVISVFLVEKAGRRSLFLAGLMGMLISAVAMTVGLVLLTQFTWMSYVSMVAIFLFVIFFEVGPGPIPWFIVAELFSQGPRPAAIAVAGFCNWACNFIVGMCFQYIADLCGPYVFVIFAALLLVFFLFAYFKVPETKGKSFEEIAAVFRRKKLRAKAMTELEDLRGSEKA encoded by the exons ATGGACAGACATGCCACCAACACCTCTGGGGAGGATGGCACTGTCCCCACCCCTGGTACAGAGCCCTGGAGTGGCACCAAGAGCCCGCTCGCACCCCCGGACAACACTGGTGAGGACCTCGCCACCTCCCCGCACATCCTCACCATGTACTGGTCCCTCTCCGTCTCCGTGTTCGCCATCGGTGGCATGGTCTCCTCCTTCACCGTGGGCTGGATCGGCGACCGCCTGGGGAG GGTTAAAGCCATGCTGGTGGTGAACGTCCTCTCCATTGCTGGGAACCTCCTCATGGGGCTGGCGAAATTCGGGCCGTCTCACATGCTCATCATCGCTGGGAGGGCAATCACGGGGCTGTACTGCG GGCTCTCCTCCGGACTCGTGCCCATGTACGTCAGCGAGATCTCTCCCACGGCCCTTCGAGGAGCGCTGGGGACGTTGCACCAGCTTGCTATCGTCACGGGTATCCTCATCAGCCAG GTCCTCGGACTAGACTTTCTCCTGGGCAATGACGAGATGTGGCCCCTGCTCCTGGGTCTGTCTGGAGTGGCTGCCCTCCTGCAGTTCTTTCTGCTCTTAATGTGCCCCGAGAGCCCCCGATACCTCTACATCAAACTGGGGAAGGTGGAAGAAGCTAAAAAGA GTTTGAACAGGCTCAGAGGAAACTGTGATCCAATGAAAGAGATTGatgagatggaaaaggaaaagcaagaggcTGCTAGTGAAAAGAAAGTCTCCATAAGGCAGCTTTTCACCTCTTCGAAGTATATACAGGCTGTCATCGTGGCACTGATGGTGCAGATATCTCAGCAGTTCTCAGGAATCAATGCA ATCTTTTACTACTCTACAAACATTtttgagagagctggagttgaCCAACCAGTTTATGCAACTATTGGCGTTGGAGTGGTGAACACAGTCTTCACAGTTATCTCC GTCTTTCTGGTGGAGAAGGCAGGCAGGCGGTCCCTGTTCCTGGCAGGTTTGATGGGCATGTTAATAAGCGCTGTGGCCATGACGGTTGGACTTGTGCTCCTG ACCCAGTTCACCTGGATGAGCTATGTCAGCATGGTCGCAATCTTCCTCTTTGTCATCTTCTTTGAAGTTGGGCCCGGGCCCATTCCCTGGTTTATCGTAGCCGAGCTGTTCAGCCAAGGCCCACGCCCCGCTGCCATCGCCGTTGCCGGCTTCTGCAACTGGGCCTGCAACTTCATCGTGGGAATGTGTTTCCAGTACATAGCG GATCTGTGTGGACCGTATGTGTTTGTGATCTTTGCAGCTCTACTTCTagtcttttttctgtttgcatacTTCAAAGTACCAGAGACAAAAGGAAAGTCCTTTGAGGAGATTGCAGCTGTGTTCCGCCGCAAGAAGCTCAGAGCTAAAGCCATGACTGAGCTGGAAGACCTGCGAGGCAGCGAGAAGGCATAG